The window gTTAGCATTTTTATTGAAGAagtttctcatacaatatatatttttttaaagatttatttatttattatgtatacagtgttctgtctgcacatatccctgcaggccagaagagggcaccagatctcattacagatggttgtgagccaccatatggttgctgggaattgaactcaggacctctggaagaacagccagtgctcttaaccgctgagccatctctccagcccctcatacaatatattttgatcatgtttttccctcCCTCAATTCCTTCTAGATCCTCCCTACCTATTCAACtttatgttttcttccttccttccttccttccttccttccttccttccttccttccttcttttctctttctctgcccccgcccctctctctgagacagggcttctctgtgtagccctggctgtcctggaactcactctgctgcagaccaggctggcctcaaattcatagagctcctcctgcctctgcctccttagtgctgagattaaaggcgtgcaccaccacctcccagctcatgtctctctctttaaaaacaaagtacaacaaaacacacacacacacatgcacacatctgaTGTATTTAACACACACTCAGTGCCCATCCGGCAGAAAAGGTGGTGCCCAATAGCAGAAAGCAGTATGAGGAGTAGGTGGGGTAAGGATTAGCCGTCAGCGGAAAGATGAGAGGTGGCAGGCTAGCACCGTGGacatgcagagagagaactgGACTTGAATCGCAACGTCATCATCCTCAATGTGACTAGAAATCACAGTGCTGACTCCCTCGTGGGGACAGTACGGGATGAAATATCATAACCAATGTGAAGGTCTTAGCAGTTCTGGGTCTGCGGTGAGGAAGAGCGTCATggcgggtgggtgggtgggcgtGACAGAAGAAAGCTGCTTATGTCGTGGCCGCtaggaagtggagagagaggaagagtccCAGGACAGAGCCACCTGGCAGAGTACattcccagtgacctacttcctccaactggGCCCCACCACTTGAAGTTTCCACCACCTCCTGATATTGCCATCAGCTAGCAACCAAGCCTATGGCCTCGGGACCTTCCAAACCCAAATTATAATAGGGCCACCAGCTAGAGCCCTACATTTTGTGGACAATGAACTTATCACCTATAGTTGTGATTTGTTCTGTTTCAGGGAGAAAATATCAGACACGCAAAAAGACTGGAAATTCTTTGAGGTGAGCCCCTTGCTTTGGGGACTTTTCATTcgctataaaaacaaaacacatagtaATGACCAGTGGCCATTTGGCAggcacatcttttttttaaacaaatatcctTTTTAGAAAGGATGATAGCATACTGTTTGTTATACCTTAGAATTTTGGCCTTGTTTTCCACCCGTAAATGTGAGTACACGGGTAATTCTGTACAGCTTCCAGGGATATCGAGGAGCTGGGTCATCCGGGTTTGTGTCTTCTTAATGATACAACGGGGACAGTGGGAGTTTTCACAGCATTTCTGCGTTTTGTGattcttctattttctctttcagtCCCTTTATACTTTCTGTACATACGTAGCTTGGATTGTCTTCCGACGTCAGTATTTGACAGAGATTGAGGAAGAAGTAGGAAGACTTTTTCGTACCAATATGTTCAACATTCCTCGAAGGAAGCGTGAGGATGAAGaatcaggaggagagaagaagcgCATGACATTGGTACAATTTCGGTATgacttcttgtttattttctctatttttgggttgttttttttgtgtgtgtgtgtgtgtgtgtgtgtgtgtgtttgtttgtttttgagacaggatttctctgtgtagctttggagctttggagcctttcctagatctcactctgtagcccaggctggcctcgaactcacagagatccacctggctctgcctcctgagtgctgggtttaaaggcgtgcgccaccactgccacccggcttttttattttattttattttttttttgagagagagagagagagagggagagagagagagagagagagagagagagagagagagagagagagagagaagtctctgtgtagctcaggctggcctcaaacttataatcCTTGTACCTTAGCCTCCTCTGTAGCTGGGATACAAGCCTGCACATGGCATCTGTCTCAGCTATGACCTTTGACCCTTTCGTCCACGCAAGGACATCTGTAAGAAGCAGGACAGTGTAACATGACTGccacccctccctcccacagGAAAATGATGGCGAAACGTCCAGCAATTAAAAAGGCCGTGGACATGCGCTCCCCAGTTTTGTCTACACTGCTGCCTTCTCTCAGAGAAAAAGCTCAAAACATCCTTGAAAAAAAGTACGTGGCAGGCATCAAGCTCCTGCCCCGAACGCAGAAGGACACAGCAAGTCAGGACTCGGTGACCATACCAGTGTAAGTGGTCCAAGGAGAATCCCAGGAGAGTCGTGGCGGGTGCCTCCTGGTCGGTGCTTCTGGGGACTCAGGCTCTGCTCCCTGAGAAAGCATCTGTTCCCATGCCAACCCCTGACTCCCTGACCAGAGCCTCTCCACTGAGGCCCATctggactagaaaaaaaaaaaaaaaacaacctagaaGCTGTGCTAGACTGTATGTGGTTGGAGCCTGAAGGGGTGAGGGAGGGTCAGATCTTCAGTGCTGAGGATCTATTGTAAGTAGTCATCTTGGGGAGATTTGGGTAGAGCTAGAACAGAGTCTTGCTGGGATTCAGTTTGGGGCTGGTGTGTAAGACCACAATGGAAATAGGCCTGGAAAAAGGTCTGGCTTTTTAAAGTATATGTATGTCTTagctttcgtgtgtgtgtgtgtgtgtgtgtgtgtgtgtgtgtgtgtgtgtgtgtgtgactatcaCAGACTGATAATCACAGTCACAAACACAACTGTGAATCACAGTCTTTGGCCTTACCGTTTACTGGATTAACTATAGCAATAATTCTTCCTCCAGAGTTGGCATCTTGGGAGAGCCTCGACATCTGTTCAACCCTCGTACTCTCCTCCCGCTTGAACCAGAAGAAAATGGGAAACCGAGTGGCAGAAATTCTTCCGTGATAGAGAGAAATAACTCAAGAACTCAGGACACGCTAGATCTGGTCATGACAACACTCTCTTCGCAAAACTCCTACCCCAAATAATCCAGTTTGCTCCAGTCTTTGTCCAGGTTCCTGTATTTGAAGTAAACAACTTTGCCTTAACACTTTATATAGGATTAAACTTTATTGTCATCTAATAGCTGCTTAAAATGTTCAAGATTTCTTGGCTCAAgttcttttaaaagttaatatttgATTATTAGGCGTTTTAGAAAGCTCTTAAAAAGCACATTTTCCTAGTTTTACTAATTtttctttgtgcatgtgtgttggtgtgtgtgtgtgtgagcacttgtgtgtgcaggtgtgtgtgagcacttgtgtgtttatgtgtgtgtgagcacttgtgtgttcatgtgtgtgtgtgagcacttgtgtgtgcaggtgtgtgtgagcacttgtgtgtgcaggtgtgtgtgagcacttgtgtgtgcaggtgtgtgtgagcacttgtgtgtgcaggtgtgtgtgaatacttgtgtgttcatgtgtgtgtgtgagcacttgtgtgtgcaggtgtgtgtgaacacttgtgtgttcatgtgtgtgtgagcacttgtgtgtgcaggtgtatagGGCACTTGTGTTCttgtgcacgtggaggtcagaggactacccTGACCACTATTCCTTAGATGCCATTTACCTTGTTACCATGCTAATATTTAATTCtatatacttatattttatttttaagttatttgctatgtgcgcatgtgtgtgtgttagagagagagacgagacagagagagcacatgtggagatcagagacaaCGTTTGGGAGTTGGTGTTTCCT is drawn from Peromyscus eremicus chromosome 14, PerEre_H2_v1, whole genome shotgun sequence and contains these coding sequences:
- the Ppp1r36 gene encoding protein phosphatase 1 regulatory subunit 36 isoform X2 gives rise to the protein MLSVPEFYSRRKQFDGQSSTRLDQCGLRLGMWYWKDETKTLEFRRLTDKRLASRDEKSVKALEKRYQHGNVTLDDVKFVALLSLQDTEMQRVCSFTTFMRNKSLDNFLMALLYYLSYYVEKISMEKKPQSYMVGLVEKKEIELVMSKLEDAQKNLAQKYCFLVLGVGMADKHHMNCGKEKISDTQKDWKFFESLYTFCTYVAWIVFRRQYLTEIEEEVGRLFRTNMFNIPRRKREDEESGGEKKRMTLVQFRKMMAKRPAIKKAVDMRSPVLSTLLPSLREKAQNILEKKYVAGIKLLPRTQKDTASQDSVTIPVVGILGEPRHLFNPRTLLPLEPEENGKPSGRNSSVIERNNSRTQDTLDLVMTTLSSQNSYPK